One Spirochaetota bacterium DNA window includes the following coding sequences:
- a CDS encoding class I SAM-dependent DNA methyltransferase — translation MDRSQAKNLIMETFENKFNKVQFVKFVKNLLKYYEEEGNFVYQGNYIPDPFKPYISVLERIGKYVYNDKEIDLLIVYLKKESSIERARTMQRNFIAWYLNGSRGGKLKDAALVAFASPEMEDWRFSLVKMDYCFEKTPSGKTKVKEEFTPAKRWSFLVGPNEKSHTAQTRFLPILENDRLKPTLEDLEKAFDIEIVTEEFFEKYRNLFIKTKLELDNIVKNNNLIKQEFENKKINSVDFAKKLLGQIVFLYFLQKKGWFGVERGKEWGKGSKDFIRKLFNGEFGKYQNFYNDILEPLFYEALRTDRSAQDYYYSKFECKIPFLNGGLFDPINNFDWENTDIHLPNWLFSNTNKTKEGDIGDGILDVFDRYNFTVNEEEPLEKEVALDPELLG, via the coding sequence ATGGATAGAAGTCAAGCAAAAAATTTAATAATGGAAACATTTGAAAATAAGTTTAACAAAGTGCAGTTTGTTAAGTTTGTCAAGAATCTGTTGAAATATTATGAAGAGGAAGGAAATTTTGTTTATCAAGGAAATTATATCCCTGATCCATTTAAACCATATATTAGTGTATTAGAGCGAATTGGGAAGTATGTATATAACGACAAAGAGATTGATTTACTAATAGTTTACTTAAAGAAAGAGAGTTCTATTGAAAGAGCAAGAACAATGCAAAGAAATTTTATTGCTTGGTATTTAAATGGAAGTAGAGGTGGAAAACTTAAGGATGCAGCATTAGTAGCTTTTGCATCTCCAGAAATGGAAGATTGGAGATTTTCTCTAGTTAAAATGGATTATTGTTTTGAAAAAACACCTTCTGGAAAGACAAAAGTTAAAGAAGAATTTACACCTGCAAAAAGGTGGTCTTTTCTTGTAGGACCAAATGAAAAAAGTCACACAGCTCAAACTAGATTTTTACCTATTCTTGAAAATGATAGATTAAAACCGACTCTTGAAGACTTAGAAAAAGCTTTTGATATAGAAATTGTGACAGAGGAATTTTTCGAAAAATATAGAAATCTCTTTATAAAAACAAAATTAGAACTTGATAATATAGTTAAAAATAATAATTTGATAAAACAAGAATTTGAAAATAAAAAAATAAATAGTGTTGATTTTGCAAAAAAACTTTTAGGGCAAATTGTATTTCTTTACTTTTTACAAAAAAAAGGTTGGTTTGGTGTAGAAAGGGGAAAAGAGTGGGGAAAAGGTTCAAAGGACTTTATAAGAAAGTTATTTAATGGAGAATTTGGAAAATATCAAAACTTTTATAATGATATTCTTGAACCACTTTTTTATGAGGCATTAAGAACAGATCGAAGTGCTCAGGACTATTACTACAGCAAATTTGAATGTAAAATACCTTTCTTAAATGGTGGACTTTTTGACCCGATAAATAACTTTGATTGGGAAAATACCGATATTCACTTGCCGAACTGGCTTTTCTCGAACACTAACAAAACAAAAGAAGGCGATATTGGTGATGGTATTTTAGATGTTTTTGATAGATACAATTTTACTGTAAATGAAGAAGAGCCTCTTGAAAAAGAAGTTGCTCTCGACCCTGAACTGCTTGGAA